Below is a window of Chitinophaga flava DNA.
TTTCCATAATACGCAGCTCCATATCGGTAATACGGCTCCTGTCACCGGAAAACCATACCACCACTTCCGCCACTTCATTCAGCGGTTTGCGTATAATGGTATCCTCCTCTCCCTTCATATCAAAGAAAGCAAGACATTCTTCATAACTGCTTTTCGGGCTGATAAAGCCTTCCCAGAAGGCATCGGCTTTGGTATCGGCGGTCTTTTTTCTGCCGGAGCCGCCCGAAAAAAGTACTACGGAAGTAAGATAACACTCGAAGTTGTAATCGTCTTGTTTGGGACTAACGGGAGGATAAAACCGTTCGTTGGTAATATCAAACTTAAAACCAAAGCTCAATTGATTTTTCTTGTCCTGAAAGCTTTTGTTACCCTGATTGGCATTGACGGATTTGGGCGGTTTTCCAAGTTCACAGGTTTCAAACAACTGTATGATCTGCGGGACTGTGCTTTTAAGTCCCATCAGACCAATGATTTCATGGACGGTCATAAATAATGGATTGATGCTGCAAAGAAAAAATTAAATCGCACGGGAAAGGTACTACGAAGATGATAAATAAAAAAAAGCAACATCTGTTTTATTCCATCGAAACAATATCATCACTTCTAAAAACACGGCAGACCGATCATAACCCGCCGTGTCTTCAGTTTAACTGGGAAGTTCTCCCAAACTGATCAGCATAAAACCAGCTTGCACATCTAAGGCAGTAACCACATGCTCCAGCTGACGAAATTCATCTATCTTCAGTACGTCTCCCACCTGTACATCAATGCTGGCATGACCATCGGCATTTGCTCTTACTGTTTGGCCGGTGGTGGTATTGACGATCAGTGATGGTGAGGGTATAAATGTAAGCGGAAGCGGAAGCCAGCGGGTCCAGAATACAGATATCGAAAGGGTGCCCCTGTTGTTTGACTGGGTTTGTTTTATGGAAGCAGTCTGAACAGGCGCTGCAGCAGAAAGGCTGCTACCTGATAATATGGCCAGTACTGCTGCTACAGACAAGAATCGTTTTAACATAGTGATGATTTTGGGTTACAAATAACATATCCTTAAAACTAAGCAGATAACAAGCAGTCAGAGCACAGTAGTAGCCCCTGAACCAATATTGCACTTTTCTGTTATCTAAAATCATACGAGGTACCCCGTTATGCGGGCGAAGCGGTAGCGCAGTTAGCTTTCTTCTTCAAAGAAAACATTTAAAATGCAGTCAACATGAAACAGACAAAAGTGCTGATATTGGGTGCAGGCGGTGCAATTGCCCATCATGTTATTCAGTTTCTTCAGCATCATGGAAATATCCACCTGACACTATTCCTGAGAAACAAAAGTCATTTAAAAGGGATCAAAGGCCCTAACATCAATATCGTGGAAGGAGATGTATTACACCATAAGCAGTTGAATGAGGCCATGAAAGACCAGGATATCGTGTACGCCAACCTGGCGGGAAGCTTAGATAAAATGGCCAGACAGATTGTGGAGGCGATGGAGAAAAATGGCGTCAGGCGTTTGATATTTGTTACCTCTCTGGGCATTTACAATGAAGTGCCGGGGGCTTTCGGGAAGTGGAATGACTCCATGATAGGCAACAGCCTGGCTCCCTACCGAGAAGCAGCTGATATCATAGAAACCTCTGACCTGGATTACACCGTGGTAAGGCCCGCCTGGCTAACCGATAACGAAGAAGTGGATTATGAACTTACACAGAAGGGAGAAGATTTTAAAGGCACGGAAGTCTCCAGAAAAAGTGTTGCCGCATATATTGCTGATTTGATCCAACATCCGCGGAAGAATATAAAGGCGAGTGTAGGCATTGATAAACCAGGCACCGAAGGAGATAAACCCTCCTTCTACTAATATACTGCCGAACCGATTAAAAAGGCTGCCTGTTAACCTTCAGACAGCCTTTTTGTTGTTTTAGAGCGCCTGTACAGTGTGGTGCTCATCCTGCGGCAGTGCCGATGGTTTATAGCTGCTGATAGACAGCTGTGATTGGAATGAAAGCATGAAGGTATCGTATGTGCCCAGGCTGTTGGTCTGCTCCGGGGACACCAGCAACAGCCGGTCTCCTATTATTTCCAGCAAGGTGAGCGGCGGTGTGATGTAAATAATTGCAACACGATGCTGCTGGCGGTCCTCGATGTCAGATTCAATCAGCTCGAGGTGATACAACTCAAACGGCAGATGCATACTGCCGAGGCAATCTTTCACGCCAGGTATCCTGTTTCCCAGTTCCTGCAGATATAATCCGACGGCAAAGCCCACTTTGTAGTGCAATGAATTAGATTTCGGATTATGGGTTTTCAGTTCGCTGAAGGTCCGGAATTTTTTTTCAGGATTATAGGCTTGTGACTGCATAAGGAATTCTACATAGGAATCTTCAAAAATCTTTTTTTCAAAATCCCCTGTAGAAGCGGCATCTATGACCTGTCTGAAAGACAGGGTGACCTGCGCGGGTTGTATCTTCATAAAAATAAATTAGATCGACTGGTAAGAAATTGGTTGAAAAGAATCATCAGATATTGATGACATGAAAGAGGTTATAACCTCCATTGGAATTAGGAGTTACAGTTGCCAGTTCGGTTGCCAGTGAGTCGTTGATAATAGTGTCGAGGTAGTTGGTAGTGGGGTTTTGTCCGTGTGCAATATACAAGGGCGTATTATACACAGCTGCGTTGATCGCATCCGGGAATGCAATCTGGGTGGTCAGATACAGGTAAGTGCCGATGAAGACCTGGGCATGCAGGTGTGTGCAGCGGCCAGGATACCAGCCAGGGTAGATAGACAGAAAATGTACCAGACCGGTGTTGTTGGTATATTGCAATCCTCTTCCGAAGAGGCGGCCGGTATTGTTCTGTACACCCAGGTAACCATTATTCACATAACCTGAATAATAGCCGTCTTTGTCGCACTGCCAGATATCCACCCGTGCATTGGTCACAGGAGCACATCCATTGTTAACGCTTTGCACTTTGATGTCGATGTTCAGTGGAAGACCAGGTTTGTTGTCAGTGATGTTTACCCTGTTAATAGCCGATCCACGGCTGTTATAGAGCGGATAAGGGCCATCCATATCATAATCTGTAGGCACACAGGCCGCTTCCGTTTTTGCATTACGGGTTGATGCGGCTGTTGCTGCCTGCTCTGCGCTATCCTTTTTACAGGCTTCGAGGAGCACAGGGGCAGAAATGGCTGTTACCGCCAGTGATCTGAGAAAATTTTTTCTTTCCATAAGATAAAGAATTGTTTAGCTTAAAGTTCAGCTATAACCATTCTTTTATCAAGTAAGTATCGGTAAAAGAGAGAGATGTGCCGATGTATTATTTACCACTCCACTCTCTGAGACCATCCGCATAAGTGTCACTGACAGGCAAGGTTGCACCGGAATAGAGCAGCACTCTGCGGTATGCAATGGAACAGATACTGCGAATAGCTACAATATAACTGCGGTGAATCCGCCGAAATCGTTCATGGGGAAGCTTCTCCAGCACTTTCTTCAGTGGCATAAGTGTGAGCACAGGTCTTGCATTCAGCAGATGAATACGGATATAATCCTCCAGGCTTTCTATGTATTCAATGTCGTCCAGCCAGATTCTTACCTGTTTGTATTCTGCATAAACGAAAAAAGATTCGGGCTCACGGACTGCTACAGCTGCATGTTTGTAGCGGTACTGTCCTATGGTTTTTTGTATGGTCCTTGCAAAACGCTCGATGCTGATCGGTTTCAGCAGGTAATCCAGTGCTTCCAGCTCAAATCCCTCATGGGCAAAACGTTTATGCGCTGTCGTGAAAATGACCATAGGCTTTTCCGGCAGCGACCGGACAAGGTCCAGGCCGGTGATATCCGGCATATTGATATCAATGAACAGCAGGTCTACCGGACGGCAACGGAGGAATTCGGCGCCGGACAGCGCATCATCGAAAGTCTGCAACAGCTGTAAAGCCGGGAACTGCGCGGTATAGTTCTTAATAAGCTCCAGCGCAAGCGGTTCATCATCTATAGCGATGGCTTTAATCTTCATATAGGTGGATGAAGTAAAAGGTTTAACAGAAGTAGTCTCCATGGGTTAATCTATCTGCAATGTCAGCCTGACGGTATATAGGTTATTATCTGTAGTGATATTCAGTACATGTTTTTGTGGATACAGCAATTCCAGCCGATGCCTGGTATTAGCAATGCCTACGCCGCTGCTATGCTCCGGTTTCCGTTCCCGGTAAATGCGATTCCGGCAGAAGAAATTAATATGATGTTCGTTTACTTCGAGATGAATGATCATCGGGGCCGGCATATGTTTGCTGACACCGTACTTAAACATATTCTCCACAAACGTCATTAGCACCAGCGGGCTGATCATCTTTCGTTCCAGCACGCCAGTTACCTTGTAGCTCACCAGTCCCGGGCGCAGGCGGAGCTGCTGTAAGGCGATATAATCACGGATACATTCCTCTTCCTGAAGCAGGGGTACATAGTCTGCACAAACATCGTCCGTAATGTACCGCATAATATTTGACAAGCGCAGAATACTGTCCGCAGTATAATTATTTTTTGTCAGCGCCAGCGTATAAATGTTGTTGAGGGTGTTAAACAGAAAATGCGGATGTACCTGCGCTTTCAGGAAAGATAGTTCAGCCCGTATTTTTTCCCGCTCGGCCCTGATGGCACGCTGTTCTGTAAGCTGCCAGCGGCGTGTGGTAGTGATAGCAGCGCCCAACGCCATGATCATAAAAAAGATAAAGAGACTGGTAATATCAATAACGGGTGATTTATACACCCATTTTGCCCCTATGGGAGGAACAGCCCATTTCTGCTGCAACAGCCTGTCAAACGGTTGCAGAAAAAATATACCACTGCAGAGTAACAGGGCCATTGCTACATAAATACCATATTTGCCCGGTATAAAAAACCGGGGCATGAGATAATAACGGTTGAAATAAAACAGGATGATATAACAACTGCAAAACAACCAATAGCTGTAGTGCATGGCAGGCGCTATCAGTTCAGTATATCCTTTACCGTTGTGCATAAACAACAACGGGAATATCATAAAAAGCAGGCAGCAAACAATGTGGATGCTGATTTGAGGGGCTCCCAAGGATAGCATATACAAATTAAGGGAGGCTGCCGGGTTATTTTTCATATGTATCGATGAAACGGGGAAATGTACCGATTGACTGATCGGAG
It encodes the following:
- a CDS encoding LytR/AlgR family response regulator transcription factor, which translates into the protein METTSVKPFTSSTYMKIKAIAIDDEPLALELIKNYTAQFPALQLLQTFDDALSGAEFLRCRPVDLLFIDINMPDITGLDLVRSLPEKPMVIFTTAHKRFAHEGFELEALDYLLKPISIERFARTIQKTIGQYRYKHAAVAVREPESFFVYAEYKQVRIWLDDIEYIESLEDYIRIHLLNARPVLTLMPLKKVLEKLPHERFRRIHRSYIVAIRSICSIAYRRVLLYSGATLPVSDTYADGLREWSGK
- a CDS encoding peptidase associated/transthyretin-like domain-containing protein, with the protein product MERKNFLRSLAVTAISAPVLLEACKKDSAEQAATAASTRNAKTEAACVPTDYDMDGPYPLYNSRGSAINRVNITDNKPGLPLNIDIKVQSVNNGCAPVTNARVDIWQCDKDGYYSGYVNNGYLGVQNNTGRLFGRGLQYTNNTGLVHFLSIYPGWYPGRCTHLHAQVFIGTYLYLTTQIAFPDAINAAVYNTPLYIAHGQNPTTNYLDTIINDSLATELATVTPNSNGGYNLFHVINI
- a CDS encoding SDR family oxidoreductase, whose product is MKQTKVLILGAGGAIAHHVIQFLQHHGNIHLTLFLRNKSHLKGIKGPNINIVEGDVLHHKQLNEAMKDQDIVYANLAGSLDKMARQIVEAMEKNGVRRLIFVTSLGIYNEVPGAFGKWNDSMIGNSLAPYREAADIIETSDLDYTVVRPAWLTDNEEVDYELTQKGEDFKGTEVSRKSVAAYIADLIQHPRKNIKASVGIDKPGTEGDKPSFY
- a CDS encoding sensor histidine kinase, with protein sequence MLSLGAPQISIHIVCCLLFMIFPLLFMHNGKGYTELIAPAMHYSYWLFCSCYIILFYFNRYYLMPRFFIPGKYGIYVAMALLLCSGIFFLQPFDRLLQQKWAVPPIGAKWVYKSPVIDITSLFIFFMIMALGAAITTTRRWQLTEQRAIRAEREKIRAELSFLKAQVHPHFLFNTLNNIYTLALTKNNYTADSILRLSNIMRYITDDVCADYVPLLQEEECIRDYIALQQLRLRPGLVSYKVTGVLERKMISPLVLMTFVENMFKYGVSKHMPAPMIIHLEVNEHHINFFCRNRIYRERKPEHSSGVGIANTRHRLELLYPQKHVLNITTDNNLYTVRLTLQID